In a single window of the Gossypium hirsutum isolate 1008001.06 chromosome D02, Gossypium_hirsutum_v2.1, whole genome shotgun sequence genome:
- the LOC107909810 gene encoding uncharacterized protein At5g08430, producing MAGNAASIFWLEEYSGKSLTPVGSKRKAKSKKLEFNGWGSKPLIEFLESIGKDTTEKISQHDVSDIIGKYINDNNLTNPAKKKRVLCDERLYSIFGRKTISRIKVYDLLETHYLENQDAWDDDFFFSSEEENLGEEKKCLRLEKKTYQKKRGFETPKSCFAAIIPENIKLVYLKKSLVLDLSKDFGSFEAKVVDSFVRIKSDPNNFLQKNSHQLVIVKGMKKVSGNNDVNADILLQVSNFVKDVRIAMLSEDDFSQEECEDLHQRMKKGLLKRPTVAELEAKARALHEDITKHWLAAELTLLPKLIDRANEKGWRREMFEYMERRQLLQTPEEQSRLLCGVPNVIAEEVEPETVPQDVKHEKDSSQISTVRETLEIPSNPVSNGKLSTLLPLKPVAQSSPIILKDDTVHCHDVQEQLIRPRDNNVRSTQVGNVPEENGAIVKHDFLKALDTTQVIDLSDDDNDDNEEHEDSNKTEAQDDVRSLIWHYQDPQGDIQGPFSLLSLKNWMDLDYFPDDFKVWKTGQNLNNAVLLADIVGRMFQI from the exons ATGGCTGGAAATGCAGCATCAATCTTTTGGTTGGAAGAATACAGTGGGAAGTCACTTACTCCTGTCGGTTCGAAAAGAAAGGCCAAATCGAAGAAACTGGAGTTTAATGGCTGGGGATCTAAACCACTCATTGAATTTCTTGAATCTATTGGTAAAGACACCACCGAGAAGATCTCTCAGCATGATGTTAGTGACATTATAGGCAAATATATTAATGACAATAACCTTACTAACCCAGCAAAAAAGAAGAGAGTTCTTTGTGATGAAAGGCTTTATTCTATTTTTGGAAGAAAAACAATAAGCCGAATCAAAGTCTATGACTTGCTTGAGACACACTATTTAGAAAACCAAGATGCATGGGATGATGACTTCTTTTTTAGCTCAGAAGAGGAGAATCTTGGTGAAGAAAAGAAATGTTTGAGATTGGAGAAAAAAACTTACCAGAAGAAAAGGGGTTTTGAAACACCGAAAAGCTGCTTTGCTGCAATAATACCAGAGAATATTAAACTAGTGTACTTGAAAAAGAGCTTAGTTCTGGATCTTTCAAAAGATTTTGGAAGCTTTGAAGCTAAAGTGGTAGATAGCTTTGTGAGGATCAAATCAGATCCTAATAACTTCCTTCAGAAAAATTCTCATCAGCTTGTGATTGTTAAAG GGATGAAGAAGGTCTCTGGGAATAATGATGTAAATGCAGACATTCTCCTTCAGGTTTCAAATTTTGTGAAAGATGTTAGAATTGCCATGCTTTCAGAAGATGATTTCTCTCAG GAAGAATGTGAAGATTTGCATCAGAGAATGAAAAAGGGCTTGCTGAAGAGACCAACCGTT GCGGAACTTGAAGCAAAGGCTCGGGCTTTACATGAAGATATAACCAAGCAT TGGCTTGCAGCAGAACTTACCTTGTTACCAAAGCTCATAGACCGTGCCAATGAAAAGGGATGGCGCAGAGA AATGTTCGAGTACATGGAAAGGAGACAACTGCTTCAGACTCCAGAGGAACAGTCACGACTGCTGTGTGGGGTTCCAAATGTTATTGCAGAGGAAGTAGAACCTGAAACTGTACCGCAAGATGTTAAACATGAAAAGGATAGCTCACAGATATCAACCGTGAGGGAAACTTTGGAAATTCCTAGCAATCCAGTTTCAAATGGAAAATTGTCAACCTTGTTGCCCTTAAAACCAG TGGCCCAATCTTCCCCCATAATTTTAAAAGACGATACAG TTCATTGCCATGATGTTCAGGAGCAGCTAATCCGCCCAAGAGACAACAATGTCAGGAGTACACAGGTTGGAAATGTACCAGAAGAAAACGGCGCCATAGTCAAACATGACTTTTTAAAAGCATTGGATACCACTCAAGTGATTGATTTGAGTGATGATGATAATGACGACAATGAAGAACATGAGGATTCAAACAAAACCGAGGCACAGGATGATGTGAGAAGCTTGATATGGCATTATCAAGACCCTCAGGGAGATATACAGGGTCCTTTCTCTCTCCTGTCGCTGAAAAATTGGATGGACCTCGACTACTTTCCAGATGATTTTAAGGTTTGGAAGACGGGTCAAAACCTAAATAATGCTGTTTTGTTGGCTGACATAGTTGGTCGAATGTTTCAGATTTAA
- the LOC107909809 gene encoding mitotic spindle checkpoint protein MAD2 → MASRTVAKDIITLRGSAAIVSEFFGYAANSILYNRGVYPEESFAKVKKYGLPMLLTQDEGVKSFISNLTAQLSEWLEAGKLQRVVLVIMSKATNEVLERWNFSIETDCEVVEKGVSREKSDKEIMREIQAIMRQIASSITYLPCLDEPCVFDVLAYTDKDVAVPFTWIESDPKLIANPQMVKLHSFDTKIHKVDTLVSYKNDEWEEQ, encoded by the exons ATGGCGTCAAGAACAGTTGCCAAAGATATAATCACTCTTCGAGGCTCAGCAGCAATCGTAAGCGAATTTTTTG GTTATGCAGCGAATAG cATTTTGTACAACCGAGGGGTTTACCCAGAAGAAAGTTTTGCCAAAGTGAAGAAATATGGGCTTCCAATGTTGCTTACCCAAGATGAAGGTGTAAAATCCTTCATTTCCAACCTGACAGCCCAGCTTTCTG AATGGCTGGAAGCTGGGAAGCTACAAAGGGTTGTGTTGGTTATCATGAGTAAGGCTACCAATGAGGTCTTGGAGAGGTGGAATTTTAGCATTGAAACAGATTGTGAGGTTGTTGAGAAAGG TGTGTCAAGGGAAAAGAGTGACAAAGAAATTATGAGAGAAATACAGGCAATCATGAGACAAATTGCTTCAAGTATCACTTACTTGCCATGCCTTGATGAACCAT GTGTGTTTGATGTATTAGCATACACTGATAAAGATGTAGCAGTACCATTCACTTGGATTGAGAGTGACCCAAAGTTGATTGCAAATCCTCAAATGGTGAAGTTGCATTCGTTTGATACCAAG ATACACAAGGTTGACACACTTGTATCATACAAGAACGACGAATGGGAGGAGCAGTAG